One Methanobrevibacter millerae genomic region harbors:
- a CDS encoding zinc ribbon domain-containing protein, whose product MAKFCPECGCKLNHDEKTCPECGINLNFSTEKSDKGWGLPKILVAVGIVAVIIFAAFILITGNFTDSENILVTVSESGEWISSYDNNTTMTYSYYVNGYISGIPSDSDKYFLRTIYYDSNNTELGKTTENLQKIHFMLSETDLHAISLFLPKNQVYVDHITIQVVKDNEVLKEFNESFDSNNVEFFN is encoded by the coding sequence ATGGCTAAGTTTTGTCCTGAATGCGGCTGCAAATTGAATCATGATGAAAAGACCTGTCCTGAATGCGGCATAAATCTCAATTTCAGCACAGAAAAATCTGATAAGGGGTGGGGATTGCCGAAAATACTGGTGGCAGTTGGAATCGTTGCGGTCATCATCTTTGCAGCATTTATCCTGATTACGGGCAATTTCACAGACAGCGAAAACATCCTAGTTACCGTATCTGAAAGCGGGGAATGGATTTCAAGCTATGACAACAATACTACCATGACATACTCTTACTATGTGAACGGATATATTTCAGGAATACCTTCTGATTCGGACAAGTATTTCCTTAGAACGATATATTATGATTCAAACAATACCGAGCTTGGAAAAACGACAGAAAACCTGCAGAAAATCCATTTTATGCTCTCTGAAACTGATTTGCATGCCATAAGTTTATTCTTGCCAAAAAATCAGGTGTATGTGGATCATATCACAATCCAGGTAGTTAAGGACAATGAGGTCTTAAAGGAATTCAATGAAAGCTTTGACTCCAATAACGTGGAATTTTTCAACTGA